CACCGAGAGCGGCCGGCCGGAGGCGGCGGCCGCCTGCGGCAGGCCGGCAATCACGGTCGAATTGTCGGCGGCGACCGTCATATTGGCCCTGGCCTGCAGCGCGCCGAGCCGCGCCATTTTCTCTTCGCCGATCAGATTATAGCTGATCAGGATGTCGTCGATCCCGGCGTTCGCCATCACCTCAGCCTCGCCGAGCTTCTGGCAGGTGATGCCCTTGGCGCCGGCCGCGATCTGCAACCGCGCCAGCACAGGGCTCTTGTGGGTCTTGATGTGCGGCCGGTTGGCGACCCCGGCCGCGTCGCAGACGGCCTGGATCCGCGCGATGTTGCGTTCCACGCGCTCCATGTCGATGACGGCGCAAGGCGTGCCATATTCACGGGCGATCTTGGCGGCGAGGGGCGTGGTCATTCCAACTCCAAGTCAGGCCTGTTCGATCTCTTCGCGCAGCACTTCAAGTTCCAGCCATCGGTCCTCGGCCTCCTGCAATTCCTTCTGCGCTTTGGTAAGTGCATCAGAGGCTTGGTCGAACTTCTTGCGATCCTTCTGGAACAAATTGGGATCGTCAAGATGCCGCTGCTGCTTGGCGATTTCGGCCTGCAGCCTGGCGATGGTCTTGGGCAGCGTTTCCAGCGCGTGCTTTTCGTTGAAATTGAGCCGGCGCTTCGATGTGCCTGATGGCGTGCCGGTTTTCGATTCGCGTTTCTCCTCGGCGGCGGTTGCCGCCGCCTTCACCGCCTCGCGCCTGAGATCCGCGCCGCGCTGCGACAGCATGTCGGTATAGCCGCCGGCATATTCGATCCAGCGGCCGTCGCCTTCCGGCGCGATAACCGAGGTGACCACGCGATCGAGGAAGTCGCGGTCATGGCTGATCAGGATCACGGTGCCCTCGTAGTCGCCGAGCATTTCCTCCAGCACGTCGAGGGTTTCGAGGTCGAGGTCGTTGGTCGGCTCGTCCAACACCAAAAGGTTGGAGGGCTTCGCCAGCGCGCGGGCCAGCATCAGCCGGCCGCGTTCGCCGCCGGAAAGCACCTCCAGCGGCGTGCGCATCTGCTCCTGTCCGAACAGAAAGTCCTTCATGTAGCTGACCACATGCTTGGGCTTGCCGCCGACCATGACGTGGTCGCCGCGGCCGCCGGTCAGGGCTTCGGCCAGCGTCGACTTGGGGTCGAGGCTTTCGCGGTGCTGGTCCAGCGTCGCCATTTCAATGTTGGCGCCGAAGCGGATGGTGCCGCTGTCCGGCGGCTTGGCGCCGGTCAGCATCTCGATCAGCGTGGTCTTGCCGGCGCCGTTGGGACCGACGATGCCGATGCGGTCGCCGCGCTGCACCCGGATCGAGAAACCGTCGACGATCTTGCGGTCGCCATAGGTCCTGGAGATGTTCTTGGCTTCAATCACGAGCTTGCCGGATTTGTCGGCTTCGGCGGCGGCGAGGCTGGCATTCCCGGTTGCGCCGCGGTAGTCGCGCCGCTGCTGGCGCAGCGTGTAGAGATTGCCGAGCCGCTTGACGTTGCGCTTGCGGCGGCCGGACACGCCGTAGCGCAGCCAGTGCTCCTCATTGACGATCTTGCGGTCGAGCTTGTGCTGGTCGCGCTCTTCCTCGGCCAGTACCTCGTCGCGCCATTCCTCGAAGGCGCTGAAACCGCGGTCGATCTGCTTGATCTGGCCGCGATCGAGCCAGGCGGTGGAGCGCGACAAATTGGAGAGGAAGCGGCGGTCATGGCTGATGATGACCAGCGCGCTGCGCCGGCTGCCGAGTTCGCTCTCCAGCCATTCGATGGTGGTGAGGTCGAGATGGTTGGTGGGCTCGTCCAGCAGCAGGATGTCGGGCGAGGGCGCCAGCACCCGCGCCAGCGCGGCGCGGCGGGCTTCGCCGCCGGAAAGATGCGCGGGGTCTTCGTCGCCGTGCAGGCCGAGCTGTTCCAGCACATAGCGGGCCTGATAGTGGTCGTCGCCGGGGCCAAGCCCGGCCTCGACATAGGCCAGCGTGGTCGTAAAACCGTCGAAATCCGGCTCCTGCGGCAGATAGCGGACGGTGGCGCCGGGCTGCACGAAGCGGCTGCCGCTGTCGGGCTCCACCAGGCCGGCGGCGATCTTGAGCAGCGTCGATTTGCCGGAGCCGTTGCGGCCGATCAGACAGACGCGCTCGCCGGCCGACACCGACAGTTCGACGCCAGACAACAGCGGCGTACCGCCGAAGGTCAGCTTGATGTCTTTCAACTGGATCAGCGGAGGCGCCATGGCTCTCTAATTCAACTCTGTTCTTGCGCAGTTTGATCGGCGCGTTGGCGCTGGATGCGGCGGATGGTTTGGTCGAGCGCCGACAGGAACGCCGAGCGGTCGCGCGGCGCGAACGACCGCGGACCGCCGGTGACTTCGCCCGAGGACCGCAGGTCGGTCATCAGATTGCGAACCGCCAGCGTCATCCCGATCGATTGCTCCGTGAACGGCTTGCCGTTCGGCGCGATCACCTCGGCGCCGGTCTTCACGCAGCGGCTCGCCAGCGGGATATCCGAGGTGATGACGATATCGCCCTTTCCCGCGCGTTCCGCAATCCAGTCGTCGGCGGCGTCCATCCCGGAGCCCGCCGCGACGCGCTCGATCAGCGGGTCCTGCGGCACCCGGATGAAGTTGCCGGCGACCACGCTGACGGGCAGGCCGTGCCGGATGGCGACGCGGTAGATTTCGTCTTTGACCGGACAGGCGTCGGCGTCGACATAGATGCGGGTGGTGTTCAAAACGGCTGTCATCGGCTGGAGATTTAGGTCGGGGGCGCAAGCCGCGCCCTCCCTGGAGCGCAACTGCGCTCCCGAATGCGCGTGGTACCCCATCACGGGCGGAATTGCGAGGAAAACGGCGCGTGGAACACGCTTGCCTCGGCATTTTCTTCGCGTACCATTGTGGCCAGAAAAGCCAACCAGAAACCGAGGAAACGCAGGAAATGCCGAACCGGCTCGAAACCTACCGCGTCCAGGCCTTCAACACC
The sequence above is drawn from the Bradyrhizobium sediminis genome and encodes:
- a CDS encoding ABC-F family ATP-binding cassette domain-containing protein codes for the protein MAPPLIQLKDIKLTFGGTPLLSGVELSVSAGERVCLIGRNGSGKSTLLKIAAGLVEPDSGSRFVQPGATVRYLPQEPDFDGFTTTLAYVEAGLGPGDDHYQARYVLEQLGLHGDEDPAHLSGGEARRAALARVLAPSPDILLLDEPTNHLDLTTIEWLESELGSRRSALVIISHDRRFLSNLSRSTAWLDRGQIKQIDRGFSAFEEWRDEVLAEEERDQHKLDRKIVNEEHWLRYGVSGRRKRNVKRLGNLYTLRQQRRDYRGATGNASLAAAEADKSGKLVIEAKNISRTYGDRKIVDGFSIRVQRGDRIGIVGPNGAGKTTLIEMLTGAKPPDSGTIRFGANIEMATLDQHRESLDPKSTLAEALTGGRGDHVMVGGKPKHVVSYMKDFLFGQEQMRTPLEVLSGGERGRLMLARALAKPSNLLVLDEPTNDLDLETLDVLEEMLGDYEGTVILISHDRDFLDRVVTSVIAPEGDGRWIEYAGGYTDMLSQRGADLRREAVKAAATAAEEKRESKTGTPSGTSKRRLNFNEKHALETLPKTIARLQAEIAKQQRHLDDPNLFQKDRKKFDQASDALTKAQKELQEAEDRWLELEVLREEIEQA
- a CDS encoding YaiI/YqxD family protein, which produces MTAVLNTTRIYVDADACPVKDEIYRVAIRHGLPVSVVAGNFIRVPQDPLIERVAAGSGMDAADDWIAERAGKGDIVITSDIPLASRCVKTGAEVIAPNGKPFTEQSIGMTLAVRNLMTDLRSSGEVTGGPRSFAPRDRSAFLSALDQTIRRIQRQRADQTAQEQS